One Geothermobacter hydrogeniphilus DNA segment encodes these proteins:
- a CDS encoding YeiH family protein, with the protein MTTANVKRILFLALLAVCALPMISTAHALIAGILFSLLLGNPWPEMSADWSRKLLQISVVGLGFGLSLGQVWQVGRSSIVYSIIGITLTLLVGLLLGRFFRTEKNTSALIAFGTAICGGSAIAAMSPVIKARDDEAALALATVFTLNSVALLVFPFFGHLLHLSQHQFGIWAGLAIHDTSSVVGAAAAYGQAALATGTTVKLTRAIWIVPFVMGAAWMSKSGGKARVPLFIVGFIVAAGVRTLLPQFASLWGNLAGIARQALVVTLFLIGAGLTREILKNVGIRPLAQGVSLWLLAAGLTLAAIMNGVIG; encoded by the coding sequence ATGACGACAGCCAATGTGAAAAGAATTCTCTTCCTGGCCCTGCTGGCGGTCTGTGCCCTGCCGATGATCAGTACCGCCCATGCCCTGATTGCCGGAATCCTGTTCAGCCTGCTGCTCGGCAATCCCTGGCCTGAAATGTCAGCGGACTGGAGTCGCAAATTGCTGCAGATCTCGGTGGTCGGTCTCGGTTTCGGTCTCAGCCTCGGGCAGGTATGGCAGGTCGGTCGCAGTTCGATCGTCTATTCGATCATCGGCATTACCCTGACCCTGCTGGTCGGCCTGCTGCTGGGGCGTTTTTTCCGGACCGAGAAAAACACCTCGGCGTTGATCGCCTTCGGCACCGCCATCTGCGGCGGCAGCGCCATCGCCGCCATGTCGCCGGTGATCAAGGCTCGGGATGATGAAGCGGCGCTGGCGCTGGCGACGGTCTTCACCCTGAATTCGGTGGCCCTGCTGGTGTTCCCGTTCTTCGGCCACCTGCTGCATCTCAGCCAGCACCAGTTCGGCATCTGGGCCGGGCTGGCGATCCATGACACGAGCAGTGTCGTCGGCGCCGCGGCCGCCTATGGCCAGGCCGCGCTGGCAACCGGTACCACGGTCAAGCTGACCCGGGCGATCTGGATCGTGCCCTTTGTGATGGGCGCGGCCTGGATGAGCAAGTCCGGGGGAAAGGCCAGGGTACCGCTGTTCATTGTCGGTTTTATCGTTGCCGCCGGGGTCCGTACCCTGTTGCCGCAGTTCGCCTCGCTCTGGGGGAACCTGGCCGGCATCGCCAGGCAGGCGCTGGTGGTCACCCTGTTCCTGATCGGTGCCGGGCTGACCCGGGAGATTCTGAAAAATGTCGGTATCCGTCCCCTG
- a CDS encoding TonB-dependent receptor plug domain-containing protein, which translates to MLSSTPVPVRAATLDPVVVTATRSARPKSQLAASVTVITADQIAATGATRLDEVLRNAVGLQTTSSGPAGAIATPSIRGSEGAQVLVLLDGIRLNSPQNGQFNLSNLPVALSEIERIEVLRGPASALYGTNALAGVIQIFTRTPDTEPQTTLSWSEGRFETRDLSFSTTRRKDNMRYRLGAGLDRSQGYRTNSDLDQTNLEGMLGFDLGGGYDLSLSGFYLDKENGVPGSTAWPSPQARQQDKNTLAALTLTGPAGPLAITLRQSYERRRNDYRDPGGWTPVDDTHIVETFGTELSAAWQRGAHNILFGGDFYDDKLDSTASGNHDENRWSLFGQDQIEITSRLSLLLGLRYDAHSEFNNELSPRAAALFSLTESTRLRASVSRAFRAPTLNDRYWPATSFARGNPDLDPETAWEYELALDQQLGDRGELTLAAFRRDAKDLIDWRADSSFVWSPVNVNEARIWGAEMELDLQLCELLKSGANYTYLYPKDRATDRFLDNKARHQVHLFLEVGPVKEARLRLDGRYLKYYADATRDGTGYVVLDASFSRPFVLDNGITFDARITLKNLLDKDYEENSGYPMPPRELFAGITTYF; encoded by the coding sequence ATGCTGAGCTCTACCCCGGTCCCGGTTCGCGCCGCGACCCTCGACCCGGTGGTGGTCACCGCAACCCGCAGCGCCCGGCCAAAATCACAGCTGGCGGCCTCGGTGACGGTGATCACCGCTGATCAGATTGCCGCCACCGGTGCCACCCGCCTCGATGAAGTACTGCGCAATGCCGTCGGCCTGCAGACCACCAGCAGCGGCCCGGCCGGCGCCATTGCCACCCCGAGCATTCGCGGTTCGGAAGGCGCCCAGGTGCTGGTGCTGCTCGACGGCATCCGCCTCAATTCACCGCAGAACGGCCAGTTCAACCTCAGCAACCTGCCGGTAGCACTGAGCGAGATCGAGCGGATCGAAGTCCTGCGCGGACCGGCCTCGGCCCTCTACGGCACCAACGCCCTGGCCGGGGTCATCCAGATCTTCACCCGCACGCCCGATACGGAACCGCAAACCACGCTGAGCTGGAGCGAAGGCCGTTTCGAAACCCGCGACCTGAGTTTTTCCACCACCCGCAGAAAAGACAACATGCGCTACCGCCTCGGCGCCGGGCTGGACCGCTCGCAGGGCTACCGGACCAACTCCGACCTCGACCAGACCAACCTGGAGGGGATGCTCGGCTTCGATCTCGGCGGCGGTTACGACCTCAGCCTGTCAGGCTTCTATCTCGACAAGGAGAACGGCGTACCGGGTTCGACCGCCTGGCCCAGCCCGCAGGCCCGGCAACAGGACAAAAACACCCTCGCCGCCCTGACCCTGACCGGCCCGGCCGGTCCCCTGGCAATCACCCTCCGGCAAAGCTATGAACGGCGCCGCAACGACTACCGGGATCCGGGCGGCTGGACCCCGGTCGACGACACCCATATCGTTGAAACCTTCGGCACCGAGTTGTCGGCCGCCTGGCAGAGAGGTGCGCACAATATCCTGTTCGGCGGCGACTTCTACGATGACAAGCTTGACTCCACCGCCAGCGGCAACCACGATGAGAACCGCTGGTCGCTGTTCGGTCAGGACCAGATCGAAATAACCTCCCGGCTCAGCCTGCTGCTGGGCCTGCGCTACGATGCCCACTCCGAGTTCAACAATGAGTTGAGCCCGCGGGCCGCGGCCCTCTTCTCGCTGACCGAGAGCACCCGCCTGCGGGCCTCGGTCAGCCGTGCCTTCCGTGCCCCGACCCTCAATGACAGATACTGGCCGGCAACCAGCTTCGCCAGGGGAAATCCCGACCTCGATCCGGAAACCGCCTGGGAATATGAACTGGCCCTCGATCAGCAACTGGGCGACCGCGGCGAGCTCACTCTGGCGGCCTTCCGGCGTGACGCCAAGGATCTCATCGACTGGCGCGCTGACAGCAGTTTCGTCTGGAGCCCCGTCAACGTCAACGAAGCCCGCATCTGGGGCGCCGAAATGGAGCTTGACCTGCAACTCTGCGAACTGCTGAAAAGCGGCGCCAACTACACCTACCTCTATCCCAAGGACCGCGCCACCGACCGTTTCCTCGACAACAAGGCCCGCCACCAGGTCCATCTCTTCCTGGAAGTCGGTCCGGTCAAGGAAGCCCGGCTGCGCCTTGACGGCCGCTATCTGAAGTACTATGCCGACGCCACCCGCGACGGGACCGGCTACGTGGTGCTGGATGCCAGCTTCTCCCGGCCCTTCGTCCTCGACAACGGCATCACCTTCGACGCCCGGATTACGCTGAAGAACCTGCTGGACAAGGATTACGAGGAAAACAGCGGCTATCCGATGCCGCCGAGGGAACTGTTCGCCGGCATCACCACCTATTTTTGA
- a CDS encoding FecCD family ABC transporter permease: MKSRSTLGWLPILTAALAVALLLSLLAGSLTLSPAELLAVLLGRAESPTHAAIVLKIRLPRALLAALVGAALGASGSAFQAVLRNPLADPYILGVSGGAALGAVAALTLGFSSPLLLPAAAFAGACGALLLVYWIARAHRGSPHTLILSGVMVGSLASALLLFLLWMAPADPVRTAVFWLAGNLALADVGWLPWAALWTGLAFCGLWVQSGALDLLTQGEETAADLGLEVGRARLLLFAAAGALTAAAVALAGLVGFVGLTVPHVARLLWGSSHRHLLPASALLGAAFLVLADALARTLLAPAEIPVGVVTALLGAPFFLYLLRRQQGRDE; this comes from the coding sequence ATGAAGTCCCGCTCTACCCTCGGCTGGCTGCCGATCCTGACAGCCGCCCTGGCGGTTGCCCTGCTGCTGTCGCTGCTGGCCGGTTCGCTCACCCTCTCACCGGCGGAACTGCTGGCGGTGCTGCTGGGACGGGCGGAATCACCGACCCATGCCGCCATCGTCCTGAAAATCCGCCTGCCACGGGCATTGCTGGCAGCGCTGGTCGGTGCCGCCCTCGGCGCTTCAGGGAGCGCGTTCCAGGCAGTGCTGCGTAATCCCCTGGCCGATCCTTATATCCTCGGTGTCTCCGGCGGCGCCGCCCTCGGCGCGGTGGCGGCGTTGACTCTCGGCTTCAGCTCGCCGCTGCTGCTGCCCGCGGCGGCCTTTGCCGGAGCCTGCGGCGCGCTGCTGCTGGTCTACTGGATCGCCCGCGCCCATCGCGGCTCACCCCACACCCTGATCCTCTCCGGGGTGATGGTCGGCAGCCTGGCGTCGGCACTGCTGTTGTTCCTGCTCTGGATGGCGCCCGCCGACCCGGTGCGGACCGCGGTCTTCTGGCTGGCCGGCAACCTCGCCCTGGCCGATGTCGGCTGGCTGCCCTGGGCCGCCCTCTGGACGGGACTCGCCTTCTGCGGTCTCTGGGTCCAGTCCGGCGCCCTCGACCTGCTGACCCAGGGGGAGGAAACCGCCGCTGATCTCGGCCTCGAAGTCGGCCGGGCCCGGCTGCTGCTGTTTGCCGCCGCCGGGGCGCTGACCGCCGCCGCGGTCGCCCTGGCCGGACTGGTCGGTTTCGTCGGCCTGACCGTCCCCCACGTGGCCCGGCTGCTCTGGGGGTCATCCCACCGCCACCTGCTGCCCGCTTCAGCCCTGCTCGGCGCCGCCTTCCTGGTGCTGGCAGACGCCCTGGCGCGGACCCTGCTGGCCCCGGCGGAAATTCCGGTCGGGGTGGTCACCGCCCTGCTCGGCGCGCCCTTCTTCCTCTACCTGCTGCGCCGGCAGCAAGGGAGAGACGAATGA
- a CDS encoding ABC transporter substrate-binding protein — translation MKHILSLSLLLCFLLSPLTAGAAVWTDAMGRRVEIPDHPRRIVSLVPAVTEILFALKLDDQIVGVTRFCDWPPAALAKPKVGGYSNPNLEAVLLRQPDLVFISADSASPALLTRMEGLGLTVYVVYPRGIKQTITMIRNIGRVTGAASRGEQLAGKLATTVARVEKAVAGLPRPRVLFCVMTRPLTVAGPGTLVGDLIEAAGGENVVAAGVSRYPTWGSEALLLADPDLIVVSPHPGTPNPADLFSTWPELTAVKTGRVVSVNPDWVHRPGPRLGLGLTALAAAFHHLNPASLRVEERP, via the coding sequence GTGAAGCACATCCTCTCCCTCAGCCTGCTGCTCTGTTTTCTCCTTTCGCCGCTCACGGCCGGGGCCGCGGTCTGGACCGATGCCATGGGGCGCCGGGTCGAAATCCCGGACCACCCGCGGCGCATCGTTTCGCTGGTGCCGGCGGTGACCGAGATCCTCTTTGCCCTCAAGCTTGATGACCAAATCGTCGGTGTCACCCGCTTCTGCGACTGGCCGCCGGCCGCACTGGCCAAACCGAAGGTCGGCGGCTATTCCAACCCCAACCTCGAAGCGGTGCTGCTGCGGCAGCCCGACCTGGTCTTCATCTCCGCCGACTCCGCCAGCCCCGCCCTGCTGACGCGAATGGAAGGACTCGGCCTGACCGTCTATGTCGTCTACCCGCGCGGCATCAAACAGACCATCACCATGATCCGCAATATCGGCCGGGTCACCGGCGCGGCATCCCGCGGCGAACAACTGGCCGGGAAACTGGCGACCACCGTCGCCCGGGTCGAAAAAGCGGTGGCCGGGCTGCCCCGCCCCCGGGTGCTGTTCTGCGTCATGACCCGACCTTTGACCGTGGCCGGCCCCGGGACCCTGGTCGGCGACCTGATCGAGGCGGCCGGCGGTGAAAATGTCGTGGCCGCCGGTGTCAGCCGTTATCCGACCTGGGGCAGCGAGGCGCTGCTGCTGGCCGACCCGGATCTGATCGTGGTCTCTCCGCATCCCGGCACCCCCAACCCGGCCGACCTGTTCTCGACCTGGCCGGAGTTGACGGCGGTGAAAACCGGTCGCGTTGTCAGCGTCAACCCCGACTGGGTCCATCGCCCCGGACCACGCCTCGGCCTCGGGCTGACCGCCCTGGCGGCAGCCTTTCATCATCTCAACCCCGCCTCGCTGCGGGTGGAGGAACGGCCATGA
- a CDS encoding LysR family transcriptional regulator produces MAITLRQLEVFVAVAQEGNVTRAAEALRISQSAVSMSLAELERLLGEKLFDRRGKRLLVNDQGRVMIPKAVDVLARVTEIETTFSGPDDRLAGLLRIGASSTIGNYLMPRILGDFTAEHAEARLSLDVGNTEQIVQELLHFNIDIGFIEGFCHQTTIETIPWRQDHLAIHAGADHPLAKKRNISVDDLMAARWILREQGSGTREVFETALAGKLGNIRVYLELGNTEAIKEAVEAGLGISCLSLLATRRARRSGALVALQTPFLDLRRNFYLLLHGEKYRTRLLRRFMAFCAPADNSSTSFSP; encoded by the coding sequence ATGGCCATCACCCTCAGGCAACTGGAAGTGTTCGTCGCGGTGGCGCAGGAAGGCAATGTCACGCGCGCCGCCGAGGCGTTACGGATCTCGCAGTCGGCGGTCAGCATGTCGCTGGCCGAGCTGGAACGGCTGCTGGGAGAGAAGCTGTTCGATCGGCGGGGGAAACGTCTGCTGGTCAATGACCAGGGGCGGGTGATGATCCCCAAGGCGGTGGATGTGCTTGCCCGCGTGACAGAAATCGAAACCACTTTCAGCGGTCCCGACGACCGGCTCGCGGGCCTGCTGAGGATCGGCGCCAGTTCCACCATCGGCAACTACCTGATGCCGAGGATACTGGGAGACTTCACCGCGGAACATGCTGAAGCCCGGCTCTCCCTGGATGTCGGCAACACCGAACAGATCGTCCAGGAACTGCTGCATTTCAACATCGACATCGGCTTCATCGAGGGGTTCTGTCACCAGACGACGATCGAAACCATCCCCTGGCGCCAGGACCACCTGGCGATCCACGCCGGCGCCGACCACCCGCTGGCCAAAAAGAGGAACATCTCTGTCGATGACCTGATGGCGGCCCGCTGGATCCTGAGAGAGCAGGGATCAGGCACCCGGGAAGTGTTTGAAACGGCGCTGGCGGGAAAACTGGGGAACATCCGCGTTTACCTGGAGTTGGGCAACACCGAGGCGATCAAGGAGGCGGTGGAGGCGGGGCTCGGCATCAGCTGCCTATCCCTGCTGGCAACCCGCAGGGCCCGCCGGAGCGGCGCCCTGGTGGCGCTGCAGACCCCGTTCCTTGACCTGCGGCGCAACTTCTACCTGCTGCTGCACGGCGAAAAATACCGCACCAGGCTGCTGCGACGGTTCATGGCCTTCTGCGCCCCGGCGGACAACAGCTCAACCTCGTTTTCTCCTTGA